Genomic window (Cellulosilyticum lentocellum DSM 5427):
TATTATGTGTATGACATTCACAGCTTCCTTCATGGTCATGAACATCACAATGACAATCCTCATGAGGTGGTGCTATATATACCTCTTCTTCATCTACAACACTAAGGATCTTAATACCTTTTTCTATCTCATCAGCTAGCTTCTCTACGTCTTTTCTAAGCTTTTCCTCTGGATAATGCTCCGCTTCCTCTTCTTTAACATGAATAGTGAGTTTCTTTAACATAAAGTTCAAAATAGCTTCTTTAATATAAGGCTCTTTATTAAGTCTTACTTCTATTTTATTACCACAGTTGGCACAATCCAAATTCTCAATTCTGAATATATACTTCATACTTCCACCTCTTCTCATATGAATGATTGCTCATATATTTACTTATATATTATGCCTACTTTATTCATTTGTCAACATTATCTCTTAAATACAAATATTTTTTATTTATCTTCTAAATAAAATGAAACTTTTAGCTTTATATAAACGTCTAAATAATAAAATCAAATTTTAGGAGGTATTTATATGTTATCTAAAAAACTTACTATTACCCTTATAGGGACATCTATTTTACTTTGTACATCTCTTATTGCCGCTCCAGCTTTAAAGCATGTTAAAGCCATGCTTAATCCAACAGTTCAATATACCTTAGATGGCAATACTATTTTAAAGGGTACACAAACACTTAACTACAATAATAAGAACTATGTTTCTGTAGCTGAGCTCGCAAATGCACTTGGGCTTGAAGTAAGCTACAAGGACAATGTGGTAAGCTTTGTAACACCAACTACTCCTGTAACTCCAGAAACACCAGCTTCTGAAAGTATAACCATTGCCAAAGCTACTATTAAAGAAATTTCTCTTGAAACTAAACAAGTAACTATCTTACCTGAAGGTAAAACTGATGAAGTAAACAATTACATAGTTTTAAATATTGGTGATGATACCCACATCAAACATTACCTTAACAAAGCAATCTACAAAATCAATGATTTAAAGACTGGAATGACTATTAGTGCTACTCATAGTCCTGCTATGACACGTTCTATTCCTCCTCAAACAGCTGCCTTTACCATTACCATCCTTGAAGAAGATTCATCTACTGAAATTACTTCTGAAGCTATTACTTTAGACAAAATGGTAGTTGCAGAAGTAAACCATAAAGAAAATTACTTTACAGTAACACCTCAAGGTGCTGATGCAAAAGATATTAATGTACAAACTATTATTAGGTATGATCAAAAAACTAAACTCAGCTTTGATGACAGTTCAAAACAATCTAATATTAATTCACTTAAAGTAGGTTCACTTGTTACACTTCGTGTAAGTCCTGCTATGACACTCTCTATTCCTCCACAAACTTTTGTGTTAGAAATTCAAGTACATTAATTACACTTAACCGTATGAAAAAGGTTAGCTTCCATGTATAATAACTACAGAACTTGCTTTTACGCAAGATTACATTTAAGGAGGCTTACAATGATTAATACTTTAACAACTAACCTAATGAATTTCATTGATGCAAGTCCAACTATGTTCCATACCATTGCATCTTGTAAAAATATTTTAGAAACAGAGTCCTTTTGCTATTTAGAACCTAATAAACCTTGGAACCTTCAAGTAGGTGGCAAATACTATACGACGCTTAATGATTCTGCTCTTATTGCTTTTGTTATTAACTCTAACGATTTTATTAATGAAGGCTTTAAGATCATTGGTACTCATGGTGATGTACCTGGCTTTAGAATTAAACCAAATGCTGAAATGAATACAGATGGCTATGTTAAACTTAATACAGAAGGTTATGGTGGTGCTATCTTAAGTACTTGGTTTGATAGACCCCTCTCTATTGCTGGTCGTGTGGCTTTAAAATCTGATGATTTACTTCATCCAGAAACACACCTTGTAGACTTAAATAGACCTATTGTTATTATTCCAAACTTAGCTATTCATATGAATCGTGAGGTAAATACAGGCGTTAACTTTAATAAACAAAAGGATACACTTCCAATTCTTACCTATACTCACGAAGCAGTTAAAGAATCTTATATCCTTGAAGTATTAGCCGAAGCACTTAACGTTAAAGCTGAAGATATTCTTGATGCTGATCTTTTCCTTTATCCTTTTGAAAAAAGTATGTGTGTAGGTTTAAAGGAAGAATTTATCTCAGCACCAAGACTTGATGACCTCTCTATGACTTATAGTGGTTTAAATGCCATCCTTCATAACAGCTCACAAAAAGGTATCTCTATGTTTGTTTGCTTTGACAATGAAGAAGTAGGAAGTCACACAAGACAGGGTGCAGATTCTCCTTACTTAATTCGCACCTTAGAACGTATTCTTTTAGCTTTTGGTAAAACGAGAGAAGAGCTTTTCATAGCTCTTGATAACTCTTTTATATTATCTGGAGATGTAGCTCACCTTTCTCATCCAAACTATATGGAAAAAAGCGATCCTACTAATAAAGTACTTCCTGGTAAAGGGCCTGCTATTAAAGTAAATGCCAACTTTAGTTATAGTACAGATAGCGATTCTGCTGCTGTATTTGCTGGTATTTGTAAGACTAATAATATTCCATACCAGACTTTTGTTAATCGTTCTGATGAAAGAGGCGGCTCTACTATTGGTCCTGTAGCAGCCTCTCACTTAGGAATCCGCT
Coding sequences:
- a CDS encoding M18 family aminopeptidase, whose amino-acid sequence is MINTLTTNLMNFIDASPTMFHTIASCKNILETESFCYLEPNKPWNLQVGGKYYTTLNDSALIAFVINSNDFINEGFKIIGTHGDVPGFRIKPNAEMNTDGYVKLNTEGYGGAILSTWFDRPLSIAGRVALKSDDLLHPETHLVDLNRPIVIIPNLAIHMNREVNTGVNFNKQKDTLPILTYTHEAVKESYILEVLAEALNVKAEDILDADLFLYPFEKSMCVGLKEEFISAPRLDDLSMTYSGLNAILHNSSQKGISMFVCFDNEEVGSHTRQGADSPYLIRTLERILLAFGKTREELFIALDNSFILSGDVAHLSHPNYMEKSDPTNKVLPGKGPAIKVNANFSYSTDSDSAAVFAGICKTNNIPYQTFVNRSDERGGSTIGPVAASHLGIRSVDIGTPMLAMHSARELMAAEDFIYTCEAMKAFFSL